One window of Oscillibacter hominis genomic DNA carries:
- the fabZ gene encoding 3-hydroxyacyl-ACP dehydratase FabZ: protein MQLNSNEIAEILPHRYPFALVDRITDGEPGRWAKGIKCVSAGEPVFCGHFPQEHVMPGVLIVEAMAQVGAVAILSAPENRGRTAYFGGIKNARFKAKVTPGDVLELECVLTAQRGPVGIGSAKASVNGTVVATAEMTFAIGPNGLAVSPET, encoded by the coding sequence ATGCAGCTCAATTCCAATGAGATCGCGGAGATCCTGCCCCACCGCTACCCCTTCGCCCTGGTGGACCGCATCACCGACGGTGAGCCCGGCCGGTGGGCAAAGGGCATCAAGTGCGTCAGCGCGGGAGAGCCGGTATTCTGCGGCCACTTTCCCCAGGAGCACGTGATGCCCGGCGTGCTGATCGTGGAGGCCATGGCCCAGGTGGGGGCGGTGGCCATTTTGTCCGCGCCGGAAAACCGGGGCAGGACCGCCTATTTCGGCGGCATCAAAAACGCCCGGTTCAAGGCCAAGGTAACGCCCGGGGACGTGCTGGAGCTGGAGTGCGTTCTCACAGCGCAGCGCGGCCCGGTGGGCATCGGCTCCGCCAAAGCCAGCGTAAACGGGACCGTGGTGGCCACGGCGGAGATGACCTTTGCCATAGGCCCAAATGGGCTTGCCGTTTCGCCTGAGACTTGA
- a CDS encoding MarR family winged helix-turn-helix transcriptional regulator yields the protein MLKQSFFEVFTKFKLHFYQEIFQRFQDREASLTTVETFCMETIQALGAPTVNEFAAFMRISSPNAAYKVNSLIRKGYLRKRQSPEDRREYHLEVTQKYTDYYNISTSYLTLVMDRITSRFSQEECAQLDRILQIISRELMPEVELPQKGS from the coding sequence TTGTTAAAACAGTCGTTTTTTGAAGTGTTCACGAAATTTAAGCTGCATTTTTATCAGGAGATTTTTCAGCGCTTCCAGGACCGGGAAGCCAGCCTCACTACGGTGGAGACCTTCTGCATGGAGACCATCCAGGCGTTGGGTGCGCCCACTGTCAACGAGTTCGCCGCCTTTATGCGCATCTCCTCACCCAACGCGGCCTATAAGGTGAACAGCCTGATCCGCAAGGGCTATCTCCGCAAGCGCCAGTCCCCGGAGGACCGCCGGGAATATCACCTGGAGGTCACGCAGAAATATACGGACTACTACAACATCAGCACCTCCTATCTGACTTTGGTCATGGACCGCATCACCAGCCGCTTTTCCCAGGAGGAGTGCGCGCAGCTGGACAGGATCCTTCAGATCATCAGCCGCGAACTGATGCCGGAGGTGGAACTCCCCCAAAAGGGCAGTTGA
- a CDS encoding polysaccharide deacetylase family protein: MKIFVVKHKNITLLAGLLAACAIFYAVSYPSAVGAYATDRQLPIYCVEKDQKVCSISFDAAWGNEDTQTLIDILEQYKVKATFFVVGQWVDKYPESVKALSDAGHEVMNHSATHAHYNQLSADEITADVNTCNDKVEAVTGVRPTLIRCPYGEYDDHVVSAIRSIGMEPIQWDVDSLDWKEIPASEITQRVTSKVQPGSIVLFHNAAKHTPEALPSILENLISQGYTIVPISQLIIKGQCGTDYTIDHTGKQLAIQAAPEGSASSAGSSAKQ; the protein is encoded by the coding sequence TTGAAAATATTTGTCGTCAAACACAAAAACATCACACTGTTGGCCGGGCTGCTGGCCGCCTGCGCAATCTTCTATGCCGTCTCCTACCCGTCGGCGGTCGGGGCCTACGCCACTGACCGTCAGCTGCCCATCTACTGTGTGGAAAAGGATCAGAAGGTCTGCTCCATCAGCTTTGACGCCGCCTGGGGCAACGAGGACACCCAGACACTCATCGACATCCTGGAACAGTACAAGGTGAAGGCCACCTTTTTCGTGGTGGGCCAGTGGGTGGATAAGTACCCCGAATCCGTGAAGGCCCTGTCCGACGCCGGGCACGAGGTGATGAACCACTCAGCCACCCACGCCCACTACAACCAGCTCTCCGCCGATGAGATCACAGCCGACGTCAACACCTGCAACGACAAAGTGGAAGCAGTCACCGGCGTGCGCCCCACTTTGATCCGCTGCCCCTACGGGGAATACGACGACCACGTGGTCTCCGCCATCCGCTCCATCGGCATGGAGCCCATCCAGTGGGATGTGGACAGTCTGGACTGGAAAGAAATCCCCGCCTCCGAGATCACCCAGCGGGTCACCTCAAAGGTCCAGCCCGGCAGCATCGTGCTGTTCCACAACGCCGCCAAGCACACTCCGGAGGCGCTGCCCTCCATCCTGGAAAACCTGATCTCCCAGGGCTATACCATCGTCCCCATCTCTCAGCTCATCATCAAGGGACAGTGCGGCACGGACTATACCATCGACCACACCGGCAAGCAGCTGGCCATCCAGGCCGCCCCGGAAGGCTCCGCCTCTTCCGCAGGCTCCTCCGCAAAGCAGTAG